From a single Bufo bufo chromosome 9, aBufBuf1.1, whole genome shotgun sequence genomic region:
- the HPDL gene encoding 4-hydroxyphenylpyruvate dioxygenase-like protein, with product MNEWRNHVPVVSCTMRSPLIRLCHITLQVSNPQKVIADLVAKYRFRPFAARGLDGAAPCQVALRNGEVVFIVNEISKSPDLLYDSAVPLTSPDTACNVSYEVDNLPSMWQQLVSNGCHMLVQPTHIQSDAGPVSYCVVKSILGNVRHTLIDRTQYAAAFLPGFEPLKKDDDGAPVDVTRVDHVTYSCPRGTLPQVIEWYRRCFGFQHFPLREGEDLSRGFEISGPQIGLRLTSVECPERAEVAKIVFAESLPQTGMNQIDQFLQHHPEGGIQHIGLLTPNILKAVRALTDSGVVFASQPPSYYNDPQKVAEILRAGFTPQQLSPFGILLDSSPELQDEKDGDLKFLLQVFAEPLFFKDSLYLELIERTGAQGFGEGNIRALWRSMQDMITGLSQKVQEGAVTQ from the coding sequence CTGCACCATGAGATCGCCGCTCATCCGTCTGTGTCACATCACCCTCCAGGTCTCCAACCCCCAGAAGGTCATAGCCGACCTGGTGGCCAAGTACAGATTTAGACCATTTGCGGCTCGCGGTCTGGACGGAGCGGCGCCTTGTCAGGTGGCGTTGAGAAATGGAGAAGTTGTGTTCATAGTCAATGAGATCTCCAAAAGCCCTGACCTATTGTACGATTCCGCTGTTCCCCTGACATCCCCCGACACGGCCTGCAACGTCAGCTATGAGGTGGATAATTTGCCCAGTATGTGGCAGCAACTGGTCAGCAATGGCTGCCACATGTTAGTGCAACCCACCCATATTCAGAGCGACGCGGGCCCAGTGTCCTACTGTGTGGTCAAGTCCATTCTAGGGAACGTAAGACACACTCTCATTGACCGCACTCAGTATGCGGCCGCCTTCCTTCCAGGCTTTGAGCCCCTCAAGAAAGATGACGACGGTGCTCCGGTTGATGTCACCCGCGTAGATCATGTGACTTACTCCTGTCCCCGGGGGACCTTGCCACAGGTGATAGAGTGGTATAGGCGGTGCTTTGGGTTCCAACACTTCCCTCTCCGAGAAGGAGAAGACCTGAGCCGGGGATTTGAAATCAGTGGCCCCCAGATCGGGCTGCGTCTGACCTCCGTAGAATGCCCGGAGCGAGCAGAAGTGGCGAAGATTGTGTTTGCGGAATCGTTACCCCAGACGGGGATGAACCAGATCGACCAGTTTCTTCAGCATCACCCAGAAGGTGGGATCCAGCACATCGGCCTCCTGACGCCCAACATCTTAAAGGCTGTGAGGGCCCTGACTGATAGTGGGGTTGTCTTTGCTAGCCAGCCCCCGTCctattataatgacccccagaaggTGGCAGAGATCCTCCGCGCAGGGTTCACCCCGCAGCAGCTCTCGCCCTTCGGGATTTTGCTGGATTCTTCCCCTGAACTTCAGGATGAGAAAGATGGCGATCTGAAGTTCCTTTTACAGGTTTTCGCTGAACCCTTGTTCTTCAAGGACTCGCTCTACCTGGAGCTGATAGAGCGCACGGGGGCGCAGGGCTTCGGGGAGGGAAATATTCGCGCCCTGTGGCGCTCCATGCAAGATATGATTACTGGCCTGAGCCAAAAAGTGCAGGAGGGGGCAGTGACCCAGTGA
- the MUTYH gene encoding adenine DNA glycosylase isoform X2, which yields MAEQMGRSAIKRISKKRPRKATTAASKQPPAARNTESGARPPPHHTFTSEETATLRKNLLTWYNRRKRDLPWRTLADTELDMDRRAYGVWVSEVMLQQTQVSTVIDYYTKWMKTWPTVQDLAMASLEEVNEKWSGLGYYSRGRRLHEGAQKVVRELGGRMPRTAEDLQRLLPGVGRYTAGAVSSISYGQVTGVVDGNVIRVLCRLRCIGADFTSPTVTDALWNLANNLVDPDRPGDFNQAMMELGATVCTPKKVLCGECPLQTLCRAFKKVELDSASSPSKCESKRASTQMSSMSDIEDCAAASCPLCIQSGDQWDHSLGVANYPRKPAKKPSREEQTVTCVWEKPGEQGFPEYLLVQRPQKGLLAGMWEFPSMLLEKTAAVKEREDDLCSRLHEVTGREVSAQDLQYVGEVVHIFSHINQTYLVYLLRSVPVKEEEEECSALRWVTRRQFMESAVPTAMKKILKLCESRGFLGDVAEPSKKRKKDVSDIQPPAGRAKVDSKQRSIQSFFTATIKKRALEDGS from the exons ATGGCAGAGCA AATGGGACGCTCCGCCATAAAACGCATCTCAAAGAAACGGCCAAGGAAGGCGACAACGGCCGCGAGCAAACAGCCGCCCGCCGCCCGGAACACAG agtCCGGTGCACGCCCTCCTCCACACCATACATTCACCTCAGAGGAGACGGCGACCCTCAGGAAGAACCTCCTCACCTGGTACAACCGACGCAAACGAGACCTGCCATGGCGGACACTG GCGGATACAGAATTGGACATGGACCGCAGAGCATATGGAG TCTGGGTGTCGGAGGTGATGCTGCAGCAGACTCAGGTGTCCACGGTCATTGACTACTACACCAAGTGGATGAAG ACTTGGCCGACCGTTCAGGATCTGGCGATGGCATCACTGGAG GAGGTGAACGAGAAGTGGTCCGGTCTAGGGTATTACTCACGGGGTCGGCGGCTGCATGAAGGAGCCCAGAAG GTTGTGCGGGAGTTGGGGGGTCGGATGCCTCGCACTGCGGAAGACTTACAGAGACTGCTGCCGGGGGTGGGCAGGTATACAGCCGGGGCGGTGTCCTCTATCTCCTACGGGCAG GTTACGGGCGTAGTAGACGGGAATGTCATCCGTGTTCTCTGCCGCCTGCGATGCATTGGAGCTGATTTTACCTCCCCGACTGTCACTGACGCCTTGTG GAATTTGGCAAATAATCTTGTTGACCCGGATCGACCCGGAGATTTTAACCAGGCAATGATGGAGCTGGGGGCAACGGTCTGCACCCCTAAAAAAGTGCTCTGCGGTGAATGTCCTCTGCAGACCCTGTGCCGAGCGTTCAAGAAG GTGGAGCTGGATTCTGCATCCTCCCCCAGTAaatgtgagagcaaaagagctagcACTCAAATGAGCTCCATGTCTGACATCGAGGATTGCG CAGCTGCCTCATGTCCACTCTGCATCCAGTCCGGCGACCAGTGGGACCACAGCCTCGGAGTGGCCAACTACCCCCGCAAACCTGCAAAGAAACCCTCCAGAGAGGAGCAGACTGTGACCTGCGTGTGGGAGAAACCCGGGGAGCAGGGGTTCCCGGAGTATTTACTGGTCCAGAGACCCCAGAAAG GGCTCCTGGCTGGGATGTGGGAATTTCCCAGCATGCTCTTGGAGAAAACGGCCGCCGTGAAGGAGCGGGAAGATGATTTGTGCAGCCGCCTCCATGAAGTGACCGGCCGGGAGGTATCAGCGCAGGATCTGCAGTATGTGGGGGAG GTCGTCCACATCTTCTCTCATATCAACCAGACGTACCTGGTCTACTTGTTGCGCAGTGTTccggtgaaggaggaggaggaggagtgctcCGCTCTGCGCTGGGTCACCAGGAGACAATTTATGGAGTCCGCTGTCCCTACCGCCATGAAAAAG ATTCTTAAGCTGTGCGAGAGCCGGGGGTTCCTgggtgatgtagcagagccg TCCAAAAAGAGGAAGAAGGACGTAAGTGACATCCAGCCACCCGCCGGAAGAGCCAAGgtggacagcaagcagaggtctatACAGAGCTTCTTCACCGCCACCATCAAGAAAAGAGCCCTGGAGGACGGATCATAA
- the MUTYH gene encoding adenine DNA glycosylase isoform X3, whose amino-acid sequence MGRSAIKRISKKRPRKATTAASKQPPAARNTESGARPPPHHTFTSEETATLRKNLLTWYNRRKRDLPWRTLADTELDMDRRAYGVWVSEVMLQQTQVSTVIDYYTKWMKTWPTVQDLAMASLEEVNEKWSGLGYYSRGRRLHEGAQKVVRELGGRMPRTAEDLQRLLPGVGRYTAGAVSSISYGQVTGVVDGNVIRVLCRLRCIGADFTSPTVTDALWNLANNLVDPDRPGDFNQAMMELGATVCTPKKVLCGECPLQTLCRAFKKVELDSASSPSKCESKRASTQMSSMSDIEDCAAAASCPLCIQSGDQWDHSLGVANYPRKPAKKPSREEQTVTCVWEKPGEQGFPEYLLVQRPQKGLLAGMWEFPSMLLEKTAAVKEREDDLCSRLHEVTGREVSAQDLQYVGEVVHIFSHINQTYLVYLLRSVPVKEEEEECSALRWVTRRQFMESAVPTAMKKILKLCESRGFLGDVAEPSKKRKKDVSDIQPPAGRAKVDSKQRSIQSFFTATIKKRALEDGS is encoded by the exons ATGGGACGCTCCGCCATAAAACGCATCTCAAAGAAACGGCCAAGGAAGGCGACAACGGCCGCGAGCAAACAGCCGCCCGCCGCCCGGAACACAG agtCCGGTGCACGCCCTCCTCCACACCATACATTCACCTCAGAGGAGACGGCGACCCTCAGGAAGAACCTCCTCACCTGGTACAACCGACGCAAACGAGACCTGCCATGGCGGACACTG GCGGATACAGAATTGGACATGGACCGCAGAGCATATGGAG TCTGGGTGTCGGAGGTGATGCTGCAGCAGACTCAGGTGTCCACGGTCATTGACTACTACACCAAGTGGATGAAG ACTTGGCCGACCGTTCAGGATCTGGCGATGGCATCACTGGAG GAGGTGAACGAGAAGTGGTCCGGTCTAGGGTATTACTCACGGGGTCGGCGGCTGCATGAAGGAGCCCAGAAG GTTGTGCGGGAGTTGGGGGGTCGGATGCCTCGCACTGCGGAAGACTTACAGAGACTGCTGCCGGGGGTGGGCAGGTATACAGCCGGGGCGGTGTCCTCTATCTCCTACGGGCAG GTTACGGGCGTAGTAGACGGGAATGTCATCCGTGTTCTCTGCCGCCTGCGATGCATTGGAGCTGATTTTACCTCCCCGACTGTCACTGACGCCTTGTG GAATTTGGCAAATAATCTTGTTGACCCGGATCGACCCGGAGATTTTAACCAGGCAATGATGGAGCTGGGGGCAACGGTCTGCACCCCTAAAAAAGTGCTCTGCGGTGAATGTCCTCTGCAGACCCTGTGCCGAGCGTTCAAGAAG GTGGAGCTGGATTCTGCATCCTCCCCCAGTAaatgtgagagcaaaagagctagcACTCAAATGAGCTCCATGTCTGACATCGAGGATTGCG CAGCAGCTGCCTCATGTCCACTCTGCATCCAGTCCGGCGACCAGTGGGACCACAGCCTCGGAGTGGCCAACTACCCCCGCAAACCTGCAAAGAAACCCTCCAGAGAGGAGCAGACTGTGACCTGCGTGTGGGAGAAACCCGGGGAGCAGGGGTTCCCGGAGTATTTACTGGTCCAGAGACCCCAGAAAG GGCTCCTGGCTGGGATGTGGGAATTTCCCAGCATGCTCTTGGAGAAAACGGCCGCCGTGAAGGAGCGGGAAGATGATTTGTGCAGCCGCCTCCATGAAGTGACCGGCCGGGAGGTATCAGCGCAGGATCTGCAGTATGTGGGGGAG GTCGTCCACATCTTCTCTCATATCAACCAGACGTACCTGGTCTACTTGTTGCGCAGTGTTccggtgaaggaggaggaggaggagtgctcCGCTCTGCGCTGGGTCACCAGGAGACAATTTATGGAGTCCGCTGTCCCTACCGCCATGAAAAAG ATTCTTAAGCTGTGCGAGAGCCGGGGGTTCCTgggtgatgtagcagagccg TCCAAAAAGAGGAAGAAGGACGTAAGTGACATCCAGCCACCCGCCGGAAGAGCCAAGgtggacagcaagcagaggtctatACAGAGCTTCTTCACCGCCACCATCAAGAAAAGAGCCCTGGAGGACGGATCATAA
- the MUTYH gene encoding adenine DNA glycosylase isoform X4: MAEQMGRSAIKRISKKRPRKATTAASKQPPAARNTESGARPPPHHTFTSEETATLRKNLLTWYNRRKRDLPWRTLADTELDMDRRAYGVWVSEVMLQQTQVSTVIDYYTKWMKTWPTVQDLAMASLEEVNEKWSGLGYYSRGRRLHEGAQKVVRELGGRMPRTAEDLQRLLPGVGRYTAGAVSSISYGQVTGVVDGNVIRVLCRLRCIGADFTSPTVTDALWNLANNLVDPDRPGDFNQAMMELGATVCTPKKVLCGECPLQTLCRAFKKVELDSASSPSKSAASCPLCIQSGDQWDHSLGVANYPRKPAKKPSREEQTVTCVWEKPGEQGFPEYLLVQRPQKGLLAGMWEFPSMLLEKTAAVKEREDDLCSRLHEVTGREVSAQDLQYVGEVVHIFSHINQTYLVYLLRSVPVKEEEEECSALRWVTRRQFMESAVPTAMKKILKLCESRGFLGDVAEPSKKRKKDVSDIQPPAGRAKVDSKQRSIQSFFTATIKKRALEDGS, translated from the exons ATGGCAGAGCA AATGGGACGCTCCGCCATAAAACGCATCTCAAAGAAACGGCCAAGGAAGGCGACAACGGCCGCGAGCAAACAGCCGCCCGCCGCCCGGAACACAG agtCCGGTGCACGCCCTCCTCCACACCATACATTCACCTCAGAGGAGACGGCGACCCTCAGGAAGAACCTCCTCACCTGGTACAACCGACGCAAACGAGACCTGCCATGGCGGACACTG GCGGATACAGAATTGGACATGGACCGCAGAGCATATGGAG TCTGGGTGTCGGAGGTGATGCTGCAGCAGACTCAGGTGTCCACGGTCATTGACTACTACACCAAGTGGATGAAG ACTTGGCCGACCGTTCAGGATCTGGCGATGGCATCACTGGAG GAGGTGAACGAGAAGTGGTCCGGTCTAGGGTATTACTCACGGGGTCGGCGGCTGCATGAAGGAGCCCAGAAG GTTGTGCGGGAGTTGGGGGGTCGGATGCCTCGCACTGCGGAAGACTTACAGAGACTGCTGCCGGGGGTGGGCAGGTATACAGCCGGGGCGGTGTCCTCTATCTCCTACGGGCAG GTTACGGGCGTAGTAGACGGGAATGTCATCCGTGTTCTCTGCCGCCTGCGATGCATTGGAGCTGATTTTACCTCCCCGACTGTCACTGACGCCTTGTG GAATTTGGCAAATAATCTTGTTGACCCGGATCGACCCGGAGATTTTAACCAGGCAATGATGGAGCTGGGGGCAACGGTCTGCACCCCTAAAAAAGTGCTCTGCGGTGAATGTCCTCTGCAGACCCTGTGCCGAGCGTTCAAGAAG GTGGAGCTGGATTCTGCATCCTCCCCCAGTAaat CAGCTGCCTCATGTCCACTCTGCATCCAGTCCGGCGACCAGTGGGACCACAGCCTCGGAGTGGCCAACTACCCCCGCAAACCTGCAAAGAAACCCTCCAGAGAGGAGCAGACTGTGACCTGCGTGTGGGAGAAACCCGGGGAGCAGGGGTTCCCGGAGTATTTACTGGTCCAGAGACCCCAGAAAG GGCTCCTGGCTGGGATGTGGGAATTTCCCAGCATGCTCTTGGAGAAAACGGCCGCCGTGAAGGAGCGGGAAGATGATTTGTGCAGCCGCCTCCATGAAGTGACCGGCCGGGAGGTATCAGCGCAGGATCTGCAGTATGTGGGGGAG GTCGTCCACATCTTCTCTCATATCAACCAGACGTACCTGGTCTACTTGTTGCGCAGTGTTccggtgaaggaggaggaggaggagtgctcCGCTCTGCGCTGGGTCACCAGGAGACAATTTATGGAGTCCGCTGTCCCTACCGCCATGAAAAAG ATTCTTAAGCTGTGCGAGAGCCGGGGGTTCCTgggtgatgtagcagagccg TCCAAAAAGAGGAAGAAGGACGTAAGTGACATCCAGCCACCCGCCGGAAGAGCCAAGgtggacagcaagcagaggtctatACAGAGCTTCTTCACCGCCACCATCAAGAAAAGAGCCCTGGAGGACGGATCATAA
- the MUTYH gene encoding adenine DNA glycosylase isoform X1 → MAEQMGRSAIKRISKKRPRKATTAASKQPPAARNTESGARPPPHHTFTSEETATLRKNLLTWYNRRKRDLPWRTLADTELDMDRRAYGVWVSEVMLQQTQVSTVIDYYTKWMKTWPTVQDLAMASLEEVNEKWSGLGYYSRGRRLHEGAQKVVRELGGRMPRTAEDLQRLLPGVGRYTAGAVSSISYGQVTGVVDGNVIRVLCRLRCIGADFTSPTVTDALWNLANNLVDPDRPGDFNQAMMELGATVCTPKKVLCGECPLQTLCRAFKKVELDSASSPSKCESKRASTQMSSMSDIEDCAAAASCPLCIQSGDQWDHSLGVANYPRKPAKKPSREEQTVTCVWEKPGEQGFPEYLLVQRPQKGLLAGMWEFPSMLLEKTAAVKEREDDLCSRLHEVTGREVSAQDLQYVGEVVHIFSHINQTYLVYLLRSVPVKEEEEECSALRWVTRRQFMESAVPTAMKKILKLCESRGFLGDVAEPSKKRKKDVSDIQPPAGRAKVDSKQRSIQSFFTATIKKRALEDGS, encoded by the exons ATGGCAGAGCA AATGGGACGCTCCGCCATAAAACGCATCTCAAAGAAACGGCCAAGGAAGGCGACAACGGCCGCGAGCAAACAGCCGCCCGCCGCCCGGAACACAG agtCCGGTGCACGCCCTCCTCCACACCATACATTCACCTCAGAGGAGACGGCGACCCTCAGGAAGAACCTCCTCACCTGGTACAACCGACGCAAACGAGACCTGCCATGGCGGACACTG GCGGATACAGAATTGGACATGGACCGCAGAGCATATGGAG TCTGGGTGTCGGAGGTGATGCTGCAGCAGACTCAGGTGTCCACGGTCATTGACTACTACACCAAGTGGATGAAG ACTTGGCCGACCGTTCAGGATCTGGCGATGGCATCACTGGAG GAGGTGAACGAGAAGTGGTCCGGTCTAGGGTATTACTCACGGGGTCGGCGGCTGCATGAAGGAGCCCAGAAG GTTGTGCGGGAGTTGGGGGGTCGGATGCCTCGCACTGCGGAAGACTTACAGAGACTGCTGCCGGGGGTGGGCAGGTATACAGCCGGGGCGGTGTCCTCTATCTCCTACGGGCAG GTTACGGGCGTAGTAGACGGGAATGTCATCCGTGTTCTCTGCCGCCTGCGATGCATTGGAGCTGATTTTACCTCCCCGACTGTCACTGACGCCTTGTG GAATTTGGCAAATAATCTTGTTGACCCGGATCGACCCGGAGATTTTAACCAGGCAATGATGGAGCTGGGGGCAACGGTCTGCACCCCTAAAAAAGTGCTCTGCGGTGAATGTCCTCTGCAGACCCTGTGCCGAGCGTTCAAGAAG GTGGAGCTGGATTCTGCATCCTCCCCCAGTAaatgtgagagcaaaagagctagcACTCAAATGAGCTCCATGTCTGACATCGAGGATTGCG CAGCAGCTGCCTCATGTCCACTCTGCATCCAGTCCGGCGACCAGTGGGACCACAGCCTCGGAGTGGCCAACTACCCCCGCAAACCTGCAAAGAAACCCTCCAGAGAGGAGCAGACTGTGACCTGCGTGTGGGAGAAACCCGGGGAGCAGGGGTTCCCGGAGTATTTACTGGTCCAGAGACCCCAGAAAG GGCTCCTGGCTGGGATGTGGGAATTTCCCAGCATGCTCTTGGAGAAAACGGCCGCCGTGAAGGAGCGGGAAGATGATTTGTGCAGCCGCCTCCATGAAGTGACCGGCCGGGAGGTATCAGCGCAGGATCTGCAGTATGTGGGGGAG GTCGTCCACATCTTCTCTCATATCAACCAGACGTACCTGGTCTACTTGTTGCGCAGTGTTccggtgaaggaggaggaggaggagtgctcCGCTCTGCGCTGGGTCACCAGGAGACAATTTATGGAGTCCGCTGTCCCTACCGCCATGAAAAAG ATTCTTAAGCTGTGCGAGAGCCGGGGGTTCCTgggtgatgtagcagagccg TCCAAAAAGAGGAAGAAGGACGTAAGTGACATCCAGCCACCCGCCGGAAGAGCCAAGgtggacagcaagcagaggtctatACAGAGCTTCTTCACCGCCACCATCAAGAAAAGAGCCCTGGAGGACGGATCATAA